A single Cryomorphaceae bacterium DNA region contains:
- a CDS encoding sigma-54-dependent Fis family transcriptional regulator encodes MKALKIFVVEDDLMYGKVLEHFLSLNPDNDVHLFPPGKLGIDKLHERPDVVSLDYSLPDLSGADVLKKIKAYNKDIPVIIVSGQEDVSTAVELLKNGAYDYVVKDEDTKDRLWNLIKNLRETIDLQSQLDELKKEVTTKYEYSNIIKGNSAAIKRVFNLIEKAIKTNITVSITGETGTGKELVAKAIHYNSPRKKKPFVTVNIAAIPSNLIESELFGHEKGAFTDAISRRIGKFEEAHTGTIFLDEIGEMDLHLQAKLLRVLQEKEITRIGGSGSKKIDSRVVVATHRDLAEEVRKGNFREDLYYRLLGLPIEIAPLRERSNDILLLAKFFLDEFTRDNGMDSVVISNEAQTKLMNYLYPGNVRELKATIELSAVMASEGVIQPEDISFNSTNKMSDLFTEEKTLRDYQLSIIRHFMEKYDNNIDTVANKLKIGKSTIYRMIQTKELEIN; translated from the coding sequence ATGAAAGCACTGAAGATTTTCGTCGTTGAAGATGACTTGATGTACGGTAAAGTACTGGAGCATTTTCTGTCCCTTAACCCAGATAACGACGTACACTTATTCCCACCGGGCAAGCTTGGTATTGACAAGCTTCACGAACGCCCCGATGTAGTTAGTCTAGATTATTCTTTGCCCGATTTATCGGGAGCGGATGTCCTAAAAAAAATCAAGGCGTATAATAAGGACATTCCTGTGATCATTGTTTCTGGTCAGGAAGATGTGTCAACCGCAGTTGAGCTCTTAAAGAATGGAGCTTATGATTATGTTGTTAAAGATGAGGACACCAAGGACCGGCTTTGGAACCTGATCAAGAACCTGCGCGAAACCATCGATCTTCAATCGCAACTGGATGAGCTCAAGAAGGAGGTAACGACGAAATACGAATACTCCAACATTATCAAGGGTAATTCGGCAGCCATTAAGAGGGTCTTCAACCTGATTGAAAAGGCTATTAAAACCAACATCACCGTTTCCATTACCGGGGAAACGGGGACAGGTAAGGAGTTGGTTGCCAAGGCGATACACTACAATTCGCCCAGAAAGAAAAAGCCGTTTGTAACTGTCAATATTGCGGCTATTCCGTCAAACCTTATTGAAAGTGAACTTTTCGGCCACGAGAAAGGCGCCTTTACCGATGCTATTTCGAGAAGGATTGGAAAGTTCGAAGAAGCGCATACCGGGACCATATTTTTGGATGAGATTGGGGAAATGGACTTGCACCTCCAAGCCAAACTACTCCGCGTATTGCAGGAAAAGGAGATCACACGGATTGGTGGATCAGGTTCCAAGAAGATTGATTCCCGGGTAGTTGTTGCAACACACCGAGATTTAGCTGAAGAGGTGAGAAAAGGGAACTTCCGTGAAGACTTGTATTACCGCTTGCTTGGATTGCCCATTGAAATTGCACCGCTTAGAGAACGCAGCAATGATATTCTTCTTCTGGCCAAGTTCTTCTTGGATGAGTTTACACGGGACAATGGAATGGATAGTGTTGTCATCTCCAACGAGGCTCAAACCAAATTGATGAATTACCTCTATCCAGGTAATGTGCGTGAATTGAAGGCTACTATTGAGCTCTCAGCAGTAATGGCTTCAGAGGGTGTCATTCAACCCGAGGATATCTCCTTCAATTCTACCAATAAGATGAGTGACCTCTTTACGGAAGAAAAAACGTTGAGAGATTATCAATTGAGCATCATTCGCCACTTCATGGAGAAGTACGACAACAATATAGATACGGTAGCAAATAAGCTCAAAATTGGAAAGAGCACGATCTACCGTATGATTCAAACAAAAGAACTTGAAATCAACTAA